atcagtcttaacagagcagggtcacgtgactccacacgcggtaggaaaagtaattaaaaaaattgacctgTAAAAATTTTATCAATTAttggttctgaatgttgatttcgattactttttgattaatcgccctGCCCTAGACTAAAGtatgaaaaaatacttttctACTGTTGATGCACAAAAAAACTTTTAGCATTACcccacgtatacacacacacacacctaatatTGTAGGAGATAAGATAAAATTTCCTTTAATATAATTATGTTTGATAGGAAGAGATGTTGTCAGTTTGATTAACTTTAAATTGAATTGATGTATTTTCTctgtaggatgacagagaacGACGTTGATAACGAGCTGTTGGACTATGAGGAGGATGAGGTTGATGCTGGTGGTGCAGGGGATGCAGGCCTTGGACACAGCGATGGCATCACATCCATCAGAAAAGAAGGTGTCAAAGGGTCATATGTGTCCATCCACTCCTCAGGATTCAGAGATTTCCTTCTCAAACCAGAACTCCTAAGAGCGATAGTGGACTGCGGATTTGAACATCCATCTGAGGGTGAGCTCCTCTACATCTGCTCATAAATAGTGTTGCTATACCTTTAATCAGATGCACTAAATAGGGCAACAAACAGGgacttaaagtctgcatgaaccggaagttgctgagacttttattttagtatgttgatgtgTTTCCATTCcatctgaatattgagtaggtggcggagctttctttttgcacataaTTCCCtcatcaaccgccaaagttcagatccaaaactcaagaccgctaGAACGGAGGACACGTGAAAGTTTGTTTCTTCCAAGGTGTTGGTTGTTGAAAATGCATTTGATCAGTCTGATATCATAGAGTAAATGCTAATGTGGTCAAATGTGTTCAGTTAACCATCTAGTTTCTAACTACTGCCCCAACTTGATTATTATAGGATGTGCTGTGATTAAGCATGCTAAAAATAAGGTATTTCTACTTCGCTGCATTGTATACAAACACAGAGATTATGGCTGAAATTTTATGGGCCATCAACATGCTTTTTCCTTTACTTCTCACTCCTAATCCGTCTTCATTCATTAAGTAGTGAACAGATgtgatatattatttaatatctgattttatatttaatagttatattatattatattatattatattatattatattatattatattacattatattatattatattatattatattatattatattatattatattatattatattatatatcattcaCTCATTCGTTTCCTTTTCAACCTAGTTCCCCcatcaatccggggtcgccacagcggaatgaaccgccaacttaaccagcacgtttttacacagcggatgcccttccagccgcaacccatctctgggaaacatccacacacactcattcacactcatacactacggacaatttaccttacccaattcacctgtaccgcatgtctttggactgtgggggaaaccggagcacccggaggaaacccacacgaacgcagggagaacatgtaaactccacacagaaatgccaactgacccagccgaggctcgaaccagcgaccttcttgctgtgagatgacagcactacctactgcgccactgcgtcgcctatattatattatattatattatattatattatattatattatattatattatattatattatattatattatattatattatattatattatattatattatattaataccaccctaatatgaataaatatcagATGGAAATTGTAATGCATCCCGGATCAATGCATGTTTCCACCTTTTCCTGTTTGaaatcaaaataacattttaatatttataactatatatatatatatatatatatatatatatatatatatatatatatatatatattttttttttttttttttttttttttattttttttttttaattttttaattttttatttttttcagttcagcATGAATGCATTCCTCAGGCCATCTTGGGGATGGATGTTTTATGTCAGGCCAAGTCTGGAATGGGGAAGactgctgtctttgttttagccACCCTTCAGCAGCTGGAGCCAGTGACTGGTCAGGTAACAGCTCTCTTTTAAAAGCTCTGAAAACACAAAGCTAACAGTCTTACATAATTTTTATGTTATCATTATTGCGTTACTtgataattacaaaaataatttggAATTGCTTTATGTGCCATTTCAATTTGGGACTGCTCTCACCCAGGTGTCAGTGCTGGTGATGTGTCACACACGAGAACTGGCATTCCAGATCAGTAAAGAGTACGAGCGCTTCTCCAAGTACATGCCCAGTGtcaaggtaaaataaaaaaaattaaaaaaaacatcttttgttttttacatttttgctttttacatttttcctGGGAAAGATGTTGCTGTTgtggaatgtatttatttatttgtgtattataaaTGTCTGTAACTATAATGTATTGTGTGTTACTTTACAACACAGGTGTCAATCTCAGTTCCTGGAggctctgcacagtttaattccaactctaattaaacacagctgatcaaactaattgagtgctttaggcttgtttgatacctacagataggtgtgttgaagcagggctggaactaaactctgcagggctgcggccctccaagaattgagtttgacacccaggCTTTACAATTTTGTAAAGTTAATCTGCTCCATTGATTGTTCAAGAAAATGTTTATCTAAGggaaacaataaaaaatgaaataaaagttaagTTAATTTTTTCCTTAGATGTTGGTATATTATATATGTACTTATAAGTATATATGTGCAAACTTTTGACCGTTgcttgtgtagttttgttttgtcccaTTACTATTCGCTCTACATGTTTTTTTCCCTCTGTCTAACTGTATtgctttatttgcataatataaataagatAAAGAATTGTCAATGCCTGTTTCAGAATGACTAGAAAGATGTATAGGAAATGTATACAAAAAATTATGTTCCAATCCTCATTATAGTGGAGATTTGATGCAATATAAATTGATATGAATAAATGTGGACATGCTCCACAAGATGTCAAGTCCAAATTTGAATTGGAATACCAGGAAGAGGATTTTTTTGAAGCTGTAATTAAATTGATGTAGTCACTCCAGAGAAGAATTTTATTAATGCAACACTAGATTTGGAACTAAACATATGTAATTACACTACTGTTTAAAGATTTGGGCAGAGTAAGATTGtttatttaatgcttttatttagcaaggatacattaaattaaaagtaacAGTAAAGGCATATATAATGTAGTGAAGTGTTTTTgtatttctataaatataaatgtaattaaattgaaaagaaaatgtaGTCACTCCACAGAGAATTTCATTATTCCAACACAATATTTGGAACTAAACATAAATAATTTACTACTACTGTTTAAAGATTTGGGCAGAGTGAGATTTTTATTCAgtgcttttattcagcaaggatatATTAAATGAAAAGTGACAGTATAAAGTATATTTGCATTTCCTTGTCATCAGAGAATCCTGAAAAATATGCATTTCAGTTTAAAACATGGGTAATGATAATAAACTTTCCTTGATGAAAGTCAAAATTTTAGCATTTTGAAAGATgtgataatattatttattcatttgtatttcaTGTTTGGCTTTTTTCCATGCTctgataaataaaaagtattttaataaatataatgaaagcacattttaaaaacagtttaagaGTGATTTCAaacatcattaatattatcaatAGAGTAGATTATGAACATCTAAAATCCATACTGATAAAAAAATTTATCAATAAAATTAATACTTGCAGTTAGACTTTagtgtttaacttttttttttttttttgtggtgactAAAGTCAggagtttaataataaaaaactgataCTATTcaacatactgtacacaaactTTTCCTCTGTTTGTCTTCTCACACTGTCTCTTTCCCCCAGGTGGCAGTATTCTTTGGTGGTTTGTCCATAAAGAAGGATGAGGAGGTGCTGAAGAAGGAGAGTCCTCATGTGGTGGTGGGAACTCCTGGACGGATCCTAGCTCTGTCCCGCAACAAGAGTCTCAACCTGCGCCACATCAAGCACTTCATTCTGGATGAGTGTGACAAGATGCTGGAGCAACTTGGTAAGCAGAATCTTTATGAGACTATGGCTGTATTcagtataaaatgtaaacatgttaTAAAGTCTGTCAAATACATAAAGTAAATCACCTACTTTTTTCTAAAAGAAACAAATGGAACTGTACTCATTGGTCGATGATAACTAAGTCtgtatttacactgcagatcttgatgatcAATTtagattttgtgactgtatctgatttttttttgatgacccttacatcatcttttaaaagtgacccgtatccgattgtctgcatttataCTGCATACAATGACAAGACGCAATGATCAGGAAGAAAAGAGCGggcactgactgacagctgataataaaagagtgcccttttctccattcctgtatttaatctgttctcacatttgtcttttttttatatatccctTGCAGACATGCGGCGGGATGTCCAGGAAATCTTTCGAATGACCCCTCACGAGAAGCAGGTCATGATGTTCAGTGCCACCCTGAGCAAAGAGATCCGTCCCGTCTGCAGAAAGTTCATGCAAGATGTAATTACGCCTCTCCTACTACTACCATGTCAGCAGCTCCTTCCCTTCACAAGGCCACATCATATACACCTGAAAGAGATCCATTTACGGCCTCCCTGAGACATCGTAGTGCTAAATGCCCCTCTCTCCTGCCTGTTTGATAATCACAGACTGTTAACTAATAGAGGCACAGCGAAAAAAAGATGTTAAGTCCTTAATCCCTGCCTCAGCTGGCAGCGCTGTGTCGGCATTTGGCAAACACAGTCACCCCTCGTCCGTTTGGCCAACAGATAATGCACCATCCATCAGCCTCAGCCCGATTGAAAATTTAAATAGGTCCTTTAACAGCCTTTCTTAAAGTCATGAAGAGTCTATCCAGTATATCTTAAAGAGGACGTCTTTAAAGTAACAATGTAGTGCTCCCCTAATCCCTAAATTAACTTTAGTTCAGGGCtgcaaattcatttaaaaaacatttagtccCAAATGAACACAATCCTTCACATTTGAATATTACTTCACACTCGGTTTCCATTCATCAAGATAAATTGCTTTAGTTCCTGCTCAACTGTAATTCCAGCCTGGAGATTTGTCCCCGAATAACCTTTAATTAAGAACACAAGCACTTGTTGAAGATTTGTTGCCAACTGCCAGAGACTCTCAAGGGGGCACAAAACTAAAACCGATATCGTATCGGCTCGACAAAGCAAGCCAGCTGCTAAAAACCACATTAGATTCACGACAACCTGGCACTCCAGGGCCGCAGTTAATTACTCTTTAACAAAGCACAATGAAATGAACTGAGGAATAAAAAGATTCAATCATTGGCGGCGTAAATCAGCTCAGGTGGACCAGCCAATGATAAAGCCGCTCTTCATCAATCTAGCTGACAGTCAGTGATTAGCACAGTTCCTCATGTGCCCCCAAGAACAACAAAGACAAACCGTCTGTCATGAAGTTAAAATCAAAGCAGTAAAACTGGCCTGAAGCGGAGGAGAAAGAATGCGCGGGTGTGAGGGAcgagagaagagagagaaagggaggaTTAAGCTGCGGAAGACTGGAGCGAGAGGGATGAGATGGTAAAGAAACTTCATAGAGTAGAGAGGAGACATGCGCGGGTTGAAGAAGTGTTAGGTGGCACTGAAAACATCAATCCAACAGAAACAGTAAATGGTGAAGCACAACTTTTAAGCAGATATTCAAAATATCAAATGACCTGATAGGGGACTTAAGGGGGCACATGGCTTTACTAAATATTCATGCCCTTATGATCAGCCCAAACTTTACATTCcaacacacacagattcaaacaCCCTTTAGTGCTCATTAAGAGGACAAAGCACCACCTAGGTTGACCTCAATATAATAAAATGAGCTTTACTGTGTATGGGACAGCTGATATCTGTCTGATTGATAGGCAGAGAAGGTAGATTTGACTAAACAAACAAGGTAAGTGCATAAATGCATTTAGCAGTGCGGTTGACAGAGTTAACATCTTAAATGAGATGCTCATAATACTGGACACCAACCTTTATTATTGGGTGTTCTTTATATGTTGAATTAAGCTATCTATTGTATAAATTTGGCTTCCAAATTGATCTTTTTTAGAACGTCCCACTGCTAAATGTTACACAGTGTTGCAGAAATGTGTGTGAGGTGGTGAATGAGtgtttaaagtcaacatgaaatggcATTCATAACTTGCTCTACTTGTGTAAGGACATTTTTTGAGTTAAACAGATACAAATAAGCGAAAAATAGGATAGGCCTTGATTGTGATAAGTGAGCAACTGAAAAATATGTTTGACATGGTGGCaaaatttctgtttttgttttttaacattgttaaagttactgctgtaacttaaaggtgcagtaggtgattgcctttagaaacatttttttgttgtgctggttgaaagtctcttcacattcaaatagtatttataaaagtaaatgatctaaatgtatttatatgtatttttatattttgggtaaggtataagacaaaaaaatgttcatccaattaaatattgtcaggccgaCATTTCACATGTAGATTTGAACTAATGCGCTGCTGTTTACACGCAGATCTGCCGTTTGTGCGTACACGTGATGCGCGTTCATGAGAGggagagcgagcgagagagagagcgtgagCGGTAAAATCATGCTgattcaaaactttttaaaaacctgaatcaatattggagttacttttgcacactggaggaaggatgacaccatggctgaagtatttcttttagatagGTAatcttttttaaaactattttagcttcacgcaaagctgatgtagattgagttgttatgaatgggttatatgcacagaagtgtggttcagccactgaaatcttcctgCGATAGATTGATGGGActgttttcagtttcataagggcccttttacagcatcaataatgtagatttttatttagttcaacaacaaaacatcagtaaatagagCTATTccgcctgctttactgaggtgaagttggttttatattcacattggtttatttttaaacaatgacaacctgtaacACGCTccctacattgtttaccatgctactctgaatattcggtcagaaatagcatgtaagtatggcttagtattaattgtaattcctgcacgccgccggctAATCACTAGTCACTAGAGTgagggttctgctgtcatctttaaggtgcgcgcaCTCttatttcaggaggcgtggctttggacggcaggggtaAATCTGTTTCTGAGATTTATGCTAGCTAGTTGGCATTGCCGCAGatcacctattgcacctttaaagcAGTAACTGATAATATGTTATTTTGCCAAGTACGGTTACATTTTTAGAAAGGCAGTAGACCTAAATAACAAgcgtgtaaacttagtaactcaAGGCTAACTCATTTGCAGTAGTTTTACAAatcataaatacatattaaatatacataGGGATCgtaaatgcatattaaatatattaaggccgcgttcctggaggaccaccagctctgcatatttttcatgtctccttaaccaaaaacacccagatcatcagctcattagcagagactgaggccccgtttacactaatacgttttagttttaaaacgcataagatttgctatggttacgccatcTGTTCTCACTACCTCGGGAGTTTTCGAGCACTGAAGATGGAGCATTTTAGAAACTCTGAAGAGGCCGATTTCATttgaaaacgctgctgctccatgttagtgtggatgggAAAAAAAGGAGACATCTTAAAACAGAGACGTGGCTGCAGATATTCACCTATCTGATTGTaaatttttcctcaatattaagtgcacaaagttcagtcttgcacccttttcagaagttcagacttcgcaagttttgaaatggaaaacaaactcccaaggacacgtcaggtaaatcttcaaagggaacagtgtactttataacatcatccACATCACCCCAGTTATGTTGTTTTACTATTTTAACAatatcttcactgtatgcatatttacaacaaaacggagcctataacataactgcctctttttaattttattgaaaaatatataacatctcttttgctgaatatcagttttaattatCAATAATGACAATCAATAATagaataagtttatacaatatagaaaataaaggcaagcaatcagtcaaatgtgcagaatcattTGACATGGtttcctaaatatatatatatatatatatatatatatatatatacatatacatacacatatatatatatatatatatatatatatatatatatatatatatatatacatatacatacacatatatatatatatatatatatatatatatatatatatatatatatatatatatatatacatatacatatacatacatacatatatatatatatatatatatatatatatatatatatatatatatatatacatatacatacatacatatatatatatatatatatatatatatatatatatatatatatatatatatatatatatatacatatacatatatatatatatatacatatatatatatatatatatatacatacatatatatatatatatatatatacatatatatatatatatatatatatatatacatatatatatatatatatatatatgtatatatatatatatatatacatatatacatacatatacatatatacatatatatatatatatatatatataatatatatatatatatatacatatacatatacatttatatacatatacatatatatacatatacatatatatatatatatatatatatatatatatatatatatatatatatatatatatatatatatatatatatatatacatatacatatacatacatatacatatatatatatacatttatatatacatacatatacatatatatatatatatatatatatatatatatatatatatatatatacatatatatatacatatatatatatatatatacatatatatatatatacatatatatatatatatatatatatacatatatatatatatatatatatatatatatatatatatatatataatatatatatatatatatatatatatatatacatatatatatatatatatatatatatacatatatatatatatatatatatatacatatatatatatatatatatatatatacatatacatatatatatatatacacatatacataaatatcttTGCGCTCAGTCAACACAtaacctgagaacaaataatatgATATAGATTCAATATattatagattcaaaagactgaagagttgttagatagagacaatatgagttaaatatcacatttaacaactatagtgagatgagaccCAGCGGTAGATCCCTAATGAGCGCTCTGACGTCCGCTGTTTTCACCCGGAAGGCACCCACAGatcacccgctgactgcctgaagCTCAGATGCGCGCATACGCTGCAGCACGTGTTTTGATTGaacaaattcatataaataaagcACCAGTTTGAACAATGTAAAATGGTTACAAATTGCAGTAAAGTTATGTTAGAGTGTCCTAGGTTACATCAATCAAAAAAAGTTTGCTGAGGCAAGTTATATTTTGTTCTGTGAAATAACATGTACTGATCAGTGATGCACAGTAAGAACACCGATGTGTACTTAAAGCAAATCAAGTCAGTtatgatttcatgttgactttagtACTTATATCTCCTTACtacatatattttaaagtcaGTTCCAAACTCCACATCAATAACTAGTTTGACTTTGTGTTCTGTGGAAGATGTGTAGTTTCGGAACATATATTTAGAAATAGCACAGATATGATTTCAGGCTTGATATATCTAAAAGTAGTCTAGGACAGCCTGGTAGCATTTATCAACATGtagaggctgtgtgtgtgtgtgttgtgtcctgTCCTGTGTCCTCATTGGCTTGGGATGGGATGGGAGGGGAGGGTGAATCTAACCCCCATCCCTTCTCTTCTCTCCCTTTCTCCTGCTTTTTCATAAATCTCCTTTCTAACACCATCTTCTCCTTCTCGATGTCACATCCTCCCCCCTTTGCTATCCTTTGCTAAAACCGTTATACTTCTTTTGTCCTTGTTTTTCTTTGTGTTCTGGTGTTCTTTCTTTCCCTGTCCCACATTGACACCCATGCCTTCACATTGTCATAAATACCACTTCCTCTTTCACACCCTTGTAACATAATTATCTGCTCCACTCATGTCTTGTCAAATTTCCTGTACGCGTCTTCACACAATCCTAACCCCGTGAACCTGCACACTCCTCTCCCACCCCTCCTCACCTTCCCCCCTCCTGCTTCCACTGGTTGTCCGTAGCCGATGGAAATTTTTGTGGACGACGAGACCAAGTTGACGCTTCACGGCCTCCAGCAGTACTACGTCAAGCTGAAGGACAACGAGAAGAACAGGAAGCTCTTTGATCTCCTGGATGTGTTGGAGTTCAACCAGGTATCTTGAGAGTCCACAAGGACGCATGCAAATGTTCTacgtcagtgtttctcaaccacgttcctggaggaccaccaacactgcacgTTATGGATGTCTCTCTTGTCTGTCATgtccattacaggtctttcagtctctgccaaTGAGcttatgatctgaatcaggtgtgtttggttaaggagacatcggctgcgtccaaaatctcgtacttccatactatatagtatgctaaaaacagtatacGAGCcgagtatgtccaaattcatagaattcaaaaatctgTATGCGAGAAaaacccggatgacttactactttcggaaagattctgaagtgtgcaccAGATGGccactatgctatcccatgatgcccggcaagtgaattcatgaatgggagtgtaGCAAAACAACTCATGTGGCTGGGCCACGTGATCacgacaaaatggcggatgtaataTGTCTGAGTTCCATTtatactactgacattcatactgtatagaacatacttttctatcagccgagtagtacgtttaaactCAAATACAGTACCTACTTAGTAGTAGGCGGCTTCCGACGCAGACATGGAAAAGTGCAGAGCTGCTGGTCCTCCAcaaatgtggttgagaaacactgtcctaAATGACCATGTATAAAGTCTTGTTTTCTGGTTAACAAGagaataaataacaaattttGGTACTGTGCAGTGAAGCATAAATATCTTGAGCAGTGAAGCATAGATattttgttttggtgtgtttactcACCGTTACATTTATTAGTCAGTAGCTGGTCTTATGTGATCCTTCAACAGCTTTTGGCCATATTGGACGCTCGCATTGCTAagcaataatagttttttttttaactgtttaaatgcatatttaagtaACTCTAAAAATAGACAAGCTTAAAATATTTTAACCCCCATTTACACCTACTCGAAAGTGTCAACCATTTGTGATCAGATTCACAACAATACATCTTAGGCCCTGTtcacacctggtattaagatgcggTTTTGTCGATCTGATCAAACTGGACAAAGCAGCCATAGTATTGTTCACACCTGCCATTTAAATGTGTCTCTTCTGTCCTCTTTAGAACGCTTCTGTCCTGATTTCATTGAGGGGAGATACTATAGGCGGGTTACGATGCTTTTGTCAGAGCCGAGGGTGAATTGTGCTGGTACATGTTGGTGTGCACTAATATAACATCAGAGCCTAGCTGttagagttgttgttgttgttaagctTGAAGATGCTGCACATTGCACTGTGCATGTTTAGATATGGACTTTTTCAGTTGTTTTGAACAAGTGTATTAAATATGCTCATGcaactaaaggctggtttataccatggcgcctgccttgcgcgtagtccTGCCTTtctacttctgcgtgctgtttgtgttgctctgcaataacacttccgaaacgctagctggcagtaggtgtttatgtttctctgtgttgtaTTTCTTTGCGGTTGTTTAGGtttttttatgctattttaatatacaagtagctaaaacttgcttattcagaggcgggaaccgacAGACGTGCAACAatattaatcataaggtaaacgcaaaacaa
This DNA window, taken from Danio aesculapii chromosome 19, fDanAes4.1, whole genome shotgun sequence, encodes the following:
- the ddx39b gene encoding DEAD (Asp-Glu-Ala-Asp) box polypeptide 39B, yielding MTENDVDNELLDYEEDEVDAGGAGDAGLGHSDGITSIRKEGVKGSYVSIHSSGFRDFLLKPELLRAIVDCGFEHPSEVQHECIPQAILGMDVLCQAKSGMGKTAVFVLATLQQLEPVTGQVSVLVMCHTRELAFQISKEYERFSKYMPSVKVAVFFGGLSIKKDEEVLKKESPHVVVGTPGRILALSRNKSLNLRHIKHFILDECDKMLEQLDMRRDVQEIFRMTPHEKQVMMFSATLSKEIRPVCRKFMQDPMEIFVDDETKLTLHGLQQYYVKLKDNEKNRKLFDLLDVLEFNQVVIFVKSVQRCIALAQLLVEQNFPAIAIHRAMPQDERLARYQQFKDFQRRILVATNLFGRGMDIERVNIAFNYDMPEDSDTYLHRVARAGRFGTKGLAITFVSDETDARTLNDVQDRFEVNISELPEEIDISSYIEQTR